The Podospora bellae-mahoneyi strain CBS 112042 chromosome 7, whole genome shotgun sequence genome includes a window with the following:
- a CDS encoding hypothetical protein (COG:G; EggNog:ENOG503NX8S): MTIAAGTVSPAGSVNAYRPPGRNNSFFEDYGIWKEAPIFTGSTKFDPLPDVKNIMITGGAGFIACWLVRHLTLTYPHAYNIVSFDKLDYCSSLNNTRVLNDRRNFTFHQGDITNPSEVLGCLERYNIDTIFHFAAQSHVDLSFGNSYGFTHTNVYGTHVLLESAKKVGIKRFIHISTDEVYGEVKDDDDDLLETSILAPTNPYAASKAAAEMLVHSYQKSFKLPVIIVRSNNVYGPHQYPEKIIPKFACLLNRGRPVVLHGDGSPTRRYLFAGDAADAFDTILHKGQLGQIYNVGSYDEISNLSLCGKLLDEMGISHGTPDEFGRWVKYTHDRPFNDHRYAVDGTKLRQLGWDQKTSFAEGLKITVEWYRRFGEEWWGDISKVLSPFPVVTGMEVVSDHEPVSDHPQGAEGGFSSKRKTRSENGVGGGGQHVVAT; encoded by the exons ATGACCATCGCGGCTGGGACAGTCTCGCCCGCTGGGTCAGTCAATG CTTATCGCCCTCCCGGCCGAAACAACAGCTTCTTCGAGGACTATGGCATCTGGAAGGAGGCGCCCATCTTCACGGGCAGCACCAAGTTTGACCCATTGCCCGATGTCAAGAATATCATGATTACGGGAGGCGCCGGCTTCAT CGCCTGCTGGCTCGTCCGTCACCTCACATTAACCTACCCCCACGCCTACAACATTGTCTCGTTCGACAAGCTAGACTACTGCTCCTcactcaacaacaccagagtCCTCAACGACAGACGGAACTTTACCTTCCACCAGGgcgacatcaccaacccgtCCGAGGTCCTGGGCTGCCTCGAGCGGTACAACATTGACACCATTTTCCACTTTGCGGCCCAGTCGCATGTTGATCTGAGCTTTGGCAACTCGTACGGGTTCACCCACACGAATGTGTACGGGACCCACGTCTTGCTCGAGAGCGCAAAGAAGGTGGGCATCAAGAGGTTTATCCACATTTCCACCGACGAGGTCTACGGCGAGGTtaaggacgacgacgacgacttgCTGGAGACGAGCATTCTGGCGCCGACGAACCCGTACGCGGCGAGCAAGGCGGCGGCCGAGATGCTGGTGCATTCGTATCAGAAGAGCTTCAAGCTGCCGGTGATCATTGTGCGGAGCAACAATGTTTATGGACCGCATCAGTATCCCGAGA AAATCATACCCAAATTCGCCTGCCTTTTGAACCGGGGCAGACCAGTTGTCCTCCACGGCGACGGCTCGCCCACGCGGCGTTACCTCTTTGCGGGCGACGCGGCGGACGCGTTTGACACGATTCTCCACAAGGGCCAGCTGGGCCAGATTTACAATGTGGGATCGTACGATGAGATCAGCAACTTGTCGCTCTGCGGCAAGCTGCTGGACGAGATGGGCATTTCTCACGGGACGCCCGACGAGTTTGGTCGGTGGGTCAAGTACACCCACGATCGGCCGTTCAACGACCACAGGTATGCGGTTGATGGGACGAAGCTGAGGCAGCTGGGGTGGGATCAGAAGACGAGCTTTGCGGAGGGGCTGAAGATCACGGTGGAGTGGTAcaggaggtttggggaggagtggtggggggatATCAGCAAAGTGTTGAGCCCGTTTccggtggtgacggggatggaggtggtgagcgATCATGAGCCTGTCAGCGATCACCCTCaaggggcggaggggggttttagtagcaagaggaagacgaggagcgagaacggggttggtggggggggacaGCATGTGGTGGCGACGTAG